From a single Saimiri boliviensis isolate mSaiBol1 chromosome 7, mSaiBol1.pri, whole genome shotgun sequence genomic region:
- the HOXC13 gene encoding homeobox protein Hox-C13, producing the protein MTTSLLLHPRWPESLMYVYEDSAAESGSGGGGGGGGGAGGAGGGCSGASPGKAPSMDGLGSSCPASHCRDLLSHPVLGRPPAPLGAPQGAVYTDIPAPEAARQCAPPPAPPTSSSATLGYGYPFGGSYYGCRLSHNVNLQQKPCAYHPGDKYPEPSGALPGDDLSSRAKEFAFYPSFASSYQAMPGYLDVSVVPGISGHPEPRHDALIPVEGYQHWALSNGWDSQVYCSKEQSQSAHLWKSPFPDVVPLQPEVSSYRRGRKKRVPYTKVQLKELEKEYAASKFITKEKRRRISATTNLSERQVTIWFQNRRVKEKKVVSKSKAPHLHST; encoded by the exons ATGACGACTTCGCTGCTCCTGCATCCACGCTGGCCGGAGAGCCTTATGTACGTCTATGAGGACAGCGCGGCGGAgagcggcagcggcggcggcggaggaggaggcggcggcgcggGCGGAGCGGGGGGCGGCTGCAGCGGAGCGAGCCCCGGCAAAGCCCCGAGCATGGATGGTCTGGGCAGCAGCTGCCCGGCCAGCCACTGCCGCGATCTGCTTTCGCACCCCGTGCTGGGCCGCCCGCCGGCTCCCCTGGGCGCCCCTCAGGGCGCCGTCTACACGGACATCCCGGCCCCGGAGGCGGCGCGCCAGTGTGCCCCGCCGCCCGCGCCCCCCACCTCGTCCAGCGCCACCCTGGGCTACGGCTACCCCTTCGGGGGCAGCTACTACGGCTGCCGCCTGTCGCACAACGTGAACCTGCAGCAGAAGCCTTGCGCCTACCACCCGGGTGATAAATACCCGGAGCCGTCGGGCGCCCTGCCCGGTGACGACCTGTCCTCCAGGGCCAAGGAGTTCGCCTTCTACCCCAGCTTCGCCAGCTCGTACCAGGCGATGCCCGGCTACCTGGACGTGTCGGTGGTGCCTGGGATCAGCGGGCACCCGGAGCCGCGTCACGACGCGCTCATCCCCGTCGAAGGCTACCAGCACTGGGCTCTCTCCAATGGCTGGGACAGTCAGGTGTACTGCTCCAAGGAGCAGTCGCAGTCCGCCCACCTCTGGAAGTCTCCCTTCCCAG ACGTGGTTCCCCTGCAGCCCGAGGTGAGCAGCTACCGGCGAGGGCGAAAGAAACGCGTGCCCTACACTAAGGTACAGCTGAAGGAGCTAGAGAAGGAATACGCGGCTAGCAAGTTCATCACCAAAGAGAAGCGCCGGCGCATCTCCGCCACCACGAACCTCTCTGAGCGCCAGGTAACCATCTGGTTCCAGAACCGGCGGGTCAAAGAGAAGAAAGTGGTCAGCAAATCGAAAGCGCCTCATCTCCACTCCACCTGA